Proteins encoded in a region of the Anaerolineales bacterium genome:
- a CDS encoding nucleotide exchange factor GrpE, with protein MSDIEKNDLEETKAGEAAPGAAPAETAGPDPEALRAELERAKAQAEEYLDGWKRAQAELVNYRKRVERDAGEARRSAAGRAAARWFPVLDDFERALKERTSSANLEQWAGGIELIYRKGMAALEAEGITAIEPAAGEPFDPIMHEAVTREVCADREDGEILEVVLRGYRMGDQLLRPAKVRVACKPEPQE; from the coding sequence ATGAGCGACATCGAAAAAAACGATCTTGAGGAAACGAAAGCCGGCGAGGCTGCGCCGGGCGCGGCGCCGGCGGAAACGGCCGGGCCGGATCCGGAGGCCTTGCGCGCCGAGCTCGAGCGGGCCAAGGCGCAGGCCGAGGAATACCTGGACGGATGGAAACGCGCCCAGGCTGAGCTTGTGAATTACCGCAAACGCGTGGAGCGCGACGCCGGCGAGGCGCGCCGGTCGGCCGCGGGCCGGGCCGCCGCCCGCTGGTTTCCGGTATTGGACGATTTTGAACGCGCGCTCAAAGAACGGACATCTTCCGCGAACCTCGAGCAGTGGGCCGGCGGCATCGAGTTGATCTACCGCAAGGGGATGGCGGCGCTGGAGGCGGAAGGTATCACTGCGATCGAGCCGGCGGCGGGGGAGCCCTTCGATCCCATCATGCACGAAGCCGTCACCCGGGAAGTCTGTGCGGACCGGGAGGACGGAGAAATCCTGGAAGTGGTTCTGCGCGGATACCGGATGGGCGACCAGTTGCTGCGGCCGGCGAAAGTCCGGGTGGCCTGCAAACCCGAACCGCAGGAGTGA
- the hrcA gene encoding heat-inducible transcription repressor HrcA — translation MLKLTDRQEFLLGLIVREYVETVQPVGSKTLVDRYHLNFSSATTRNDMMTLTEQGFVRQPHTSAGRVPTEEGYRYFVQRLLGDTELPAAEKRTISHQFFQARGDVDQWMRLAAAILAHHSSAASLVTAPTADKAVFRQLQLVSIKGQQVLLVLVLQGGKVQQQFLTLEEPLAQEDLSREAAQINQRYAGADVEKIEAALEKTPPLARGILAVVVELMRRADFVAAAEMVHDGLTNVLKTPEFADPELVSRTLRILEEQSLLGGFLARALGSDVGGVQVVIGGEGNWEDLRDCSMVIARYGAPGLATGALGVIGPMRMAYGRTISAVRYVSSLMSDLVSETLSG, via the coding sequence GTGCTAAAGCTGACTGACCGGCAGGAATTCCTGCTGGGTCTGATCGTCCGGGAATACGTGGAAACGGTCCAGCCCGTCGGATCGAAGACTCTGGTGGACCGGTACCATTTGAATTTCAGTTCAGCCACGACCCGCAACGATATGATGACCCTAACCGAGCAGGGATTTGTACGCCAGCCGCATACGTCGGCCGGCCGGGTACCGACCGAGGAAGGGTATCGGTACTTTGTGCAGCGGCTGCTCGGCGACACCGAACTGCCGGCCGCGGAGAAACGAACAATCAGCCATCAGTTCTTTCAGGCGCGGGGGGATGTCGACCAATGGATGCGGCTTGCCGCGGCGATCCTGGCGCACCATTCCAGCGCGGCGTCGTTGGTGACCGCCCCGACGGCGGACAAGGCGGTTTTCCGGCAGCTTCAACTCGTCTCCATCAAAGGCCAGCAGGTGCTGCTGGTCCTCGTGCTGCAGGGCGGAAAGGTTCAACAGCAGTTCCTCACGCTCGAGGAGCCGCTCGCCCAGGAGGATCTCTCGCGCGAAGCGGCTCAGATCAACCAGCGGTATGCCGGCGCGGACGTGGAAAAGATCGAAGCGGCCTTGGAGAAAACGCCTCCGCTGGCGCGGGGGATCCTGGCGGTGGTGGTGGAATTGATGCGCCGGGCGGATTTTGTGGCGGCCGCCGAGATGGTGCACGACGGATTGACCAACGTCCTGAAGACGCCGGAGTTCGCGGATCCCGAATTGGTCAGCCGGACCCTGCGCATTCTGGAAGAACAAAGCCTGCTCGGCGGATTCCTCGCCCGCGCGCTGGGCTCGGACGTGGGCGGGGTGCAGGTGGTCATCGGCGGCGAAGGGAATTGGGAGGACCTGCGCGACTGCTCGATGGTCATCGCCCGCTACGGGGCGCCCGGGTTGGCCACCGGAGCGCTCGGCGTGATTGGACCGATGCGGATGGCCTACGGCCGGACGATCTCGGCCGTGCGTTATGTCTCCTCCCTGATGAGCGATTTGGTCTCGGAAACGCTTAGCGGATAA
- a CDS encoding response regulator transcription factor — translation MDSSATPPLLPEARILIVDDDAHVLLALSRSLKLKGYPYVDEARSGPEAVEKITRMPYDLMMLDIRMPEMDGMAVLQKAQQLRPNLLVIILTGHAAMESALAALKSGMVVDYLLKPASLEQVEAAIRKALRKRLTELQQRHSLETAIAALEQLKTDAPMAPGSGTPLSLERFLHAGPVSLDRENRQATLQWEGKVHSTALTASEENILALLMARPGDVFSSRRIAREALNYELNENEAKSIVHPHIVRLRRKIEQDSKHPGLIRTVRGKGYTLSLEERPAKGEAEA, via the coding sequence ATGGATTCTTCCGCGACACCTCCGCTTCTTCCCGAAGCCCGGATCCTGATCGTCGACGACGACGCGCATGTGTTGCTGGCACTCAGCCGATCTTTAAAATTAAAGGGGTACCCCTACGTTGACGAAGCCCGCAGCGGGCCGGAAGCGGTGGAAAAGATCACCCGGATGCCCTACGACCTGATGATGCTCGATATCCGCATGCCGGAAATGGACGGCATGGCGGTGCTGCAGAAGGCCCAGCAGCTCCGCCCGAACTTGCTGGTGATCATCCTGACCGGCCACGCCGCCATGGAAAGCGCGCTGGCGGCGCTGAAATCCGGTATGGTGGTGGATTACCTGCTGAAGCCGGCTTCGCTTGAACAGGTGGAGGCCGCCATCCGCAAAGCGCTCCGCAAGCGGCTGACCGAACTGCAGCAGCGCCATTCCCTAGAAACGGCCATTGCCGCCCTCGAGCAGCTGAAAACCGATGCGCCCATGGCGCCGGGCTCCGGCACTCCGCTTTCGCTGGAGCGCTTCCTGCACGCCGGACCGGTTTCGCTGGACCGGGAAAACCGGCAAGCGACTCTGCAATGGGAGGGCAAAGTCCATTCGACCGCCCTCACCGCCAGCGAGGAAAACATTCTGGCCTTGTTGATGGCCCGGCCGGGGGATGTTTTCTCCTCCCGACGCATTGCGCGCGAGGCGCTAAACTACGAATTGAACGAGAACGAGGCCAAGAGCATCGTGCATCCGCACATCGTCCGCCTGCGACGGAAAATCGAACAAGATTCCAAGCACCCGGGATTGATCCGGACGGTGCGCGGGAAGGGGTACACGCTATCCTTGGAGGAACGCCCGGCGAAAGGCGAGGCCGAAGCCTGA
- a CDS encoding NUDIX hydrolase, which yields MTIKVVSSEKRFSGRALGVRVDRIRLEDGRETSLEIVDHPDSVVMVPVDADGGIWFVRQYRHAAGREILELPAGTLNPGEAPEACAGRELREEIGLHAERLTRIGGFFLAPGYATEFMHAYLAEGLLPDRIPGDEDEALFPEKHPRDDVRRMLGSGGFEDAKTIAALSLAFQKKNP from the coding sequence ATGACGATTAAAGTCGTCTCCTCCGAAAAACGGTTTTCCGGCCGGGCGCTGGGCGTCCGGGTGGACCGCATCCGACTGGAAGACGGCCGCGAAACGTCGCTGGAAATCGTCGATCACCCGGACTCGGTGGTGATGGTCCCGGTAGATGCCGACGGGGGAATCTGGTTCGTGCGCCAGTACCGGCACGCCGCCGGACGCGAGATCCTCGAATTACCGGCCGGGACTCTGAATCCCGGCGAGGCGCCGGAAGCCTGCGCCGGCCGTGAACTGCGCGAAGAAATCGGATTGCACGCGGAGCGGTTGACCCGCATCGGCGGATTCTTCCTGGCGCCCGGGTACGCGACCGAGTTCATGCACGCCTATTTGGCGGAAGGATTGCTTCCGGACCGGATCCCCGGCGACGAGGATGAAGCGCTTTTCCCGGAAAAGCATCCCCGGGATGACGTCCGGCGCATGCTTGGGTCGGGAGGCTTCGAGGATGCCAAAACGATTGCGGCGCTGAGCCTGGCGTTTCAGAAAAAGAATCCGTAA
- a CDS encoding N-acetylmuramoyl-L-alanine amidase yields MTMKISRKAAASRHSRTRFYYWTVGLGAALATAFITFAPSALSPDAIRSSFAGVINPTPGGLGPISPFKLPIGIVAGHSGNDSGATCDDGLTEVSINEDIAVRVKALLERQGYVVDLLEEYDSRLEGYKAMALVSLHADSCQFIDDNATGFKVAASQAGSSAEASRTLAACLVSRYAARTGLKNHPGSVTWDMTGYHSFTEVHPETPAAIIEMGFLYLDRYFLTQHADIAAQGIAEGILCFTRGESPDASGTSAP; encoded by the coding sequence ATGACCATGAAGATTTCACGCAAGGCCGCCGCTTCCCGGCACAGCCGAACGCGCTTTTATTATTGGACGGTCGGTTTGGGCGCTGCGCTGGCCACGGCCTTCATCACCTTCGCCCCTTCGGCGCTTTCGCCGGATGCGATCCGGTCGTCCTTTGCCGGGGTGATCAATCCCACGCCGGGCGGATTGGGGCCGATATCGCCCTTCAAACTGCCGATCGGCATCGTCGCCGGACATTCCGGCAACGACTCCGGCGCAACCTGCGACGACGGCCTGACCGAAGTATCGATCAACGAAGATATCGCCGTCCGGGTGAAGGCCCTGCTGGAACGGCAGGGCTACGTGGTGGATCTGCTCGAAGAATACGATTCCCGCCTTGAGGGATACAAAGCCATGGCCTTGGTGTCCCTGCACGCGGATTCATGCCAATTTATCGACGACAATGCCACCGGGTTTAAAGTCGCCGCTTCCCAAGCCGGTAGTTCGGCCGAAGCTTCGCGGACTCTGGCCGCCTGCCTGGTAAGCCGCTATGCCGCCCGCACCGGATTGAAAAACCATCCGGGCAGCGTCACCTGGGACATGACCGGCTATCACAGCTTTACCGAAGTCCACCCGGAGACGCCCGCGGCGATCATCGAGATGGGCTTCCTCTACCTGGACCGATACTTCCTGACCCAGCACGCCGACATCGCGGCCCAGGGGATCGCCGAAGGCATCCTCTGCTTCACGCGCGGTGAATCGCCGGACGCAAGCGGGACATCCGCGCCATGA
- a CDS encoding L,D-transpeptidase family protein, which produces MTQPGLSRSDFTRALSRGIDALAQGKSAEAAEFALAAVRMDPAAEEAWLLLAAAAPPQNRARYLKHLLKLHPQSDSARQALAELKPPLARSSAVGAPNLPSPEEILAQIPPAPGSGSAPADGPQAPDKSGGPSDGKPSKAPNGKPSAGTSGKDSIGGRGIRWTAVLVSISCLLAFSVTAFAGAAAYAQEAPVVARVVREQSPIPPSFTPSFTPSITPSFTPTYTPTFTPTPTYTATNTLPPTNTPIPDAYIIPGAGGERWIDVDISSQSLTAYEGSTPIRTFIVSTGTAAHPTLLGRYRIYAKLRYDAMSGPGYYLPNVPYTMYYYQGYAIHGTYWHNNFGTPMSHGCINMRTPDAEYMFYFSSIGTLVNIHW; this is translated from the coding sequence ATGACCCAGCCCGGCTTATCCCGCTCCGATTTCACCCGGGCGCTCAGCCGCGGGATAGACGCGCTGGCGCAGGGAAAATCCGCTGAAGCGGCCGAATTCGCACTGGCCGCCGTGCGGATGGACCCGGCGGCGGAGGAGGCTTGGCTCCTGCTGGCGGCGGCCGCCCCTCCGCAGAACAGGGCCCGCTACCTGAAGCATCTGCTGAAGCTCCATCCGCAAAGTGACAGCGCGCGGCAGGCGCTCGCCGAATTGAAGCCCCCTCTTGCCCGGTCATCCGCCGTCGGCGCGCCGAACCTTCCCTCGCCGGAAGAAATCCTGGCGCAGATCCCCCCGGCCCCGGGTTCGGGATCCGCGCCGGCCGACGGTCCGCAAGCGCCGGACAAATCCGGGGGGCCTTCGGACGGCAAGCCATCCAAAGCTCCGAACGGAAAACCCTCTGCCGGCACGTCCGGCAAGGATTCCATCGGCGGCAGAGGGATCCGCTGGACCGCCGTCCTGGTGTCGATTTCCTGCCTTCTGGCGTTTTCGGTCACGGCCTTTGCCGGCGCAGCCGCCTATGCCCAGGAAGCGCCGGTTGTGGCGCGCGTAGTCCGCGAGCAAAGCCCAATCCCTCCTTCCTTCACGCCGTCCTTCACGCCTTCCATCACCCCTTCGTTCACGCCGACCTACACCCCCACCTTCACCCCCACGCCGACCTACACGGCGACCAACACCCTGCCGCCGACCAACACGCCGATCCCGGATGCCTACATCATTCCGGGCGCGGGCGGCGAGCGCTGGATCGACGTCGACATCTCCTCCCAATCGCTGACAGCCTACGAGGGCAGTACGCCGATCCGGACCTTCATCGTCTCGACCGGGACCGCCGCCCACCCGACCCTCCTCGGACGCTACCGGATCTACGCCAAACTGCGCTACGACGCCATGTCCGGCCCCGGGTACTACCTGCCGAACGTGCCGTACACGATGTATTATTACCAGGGGTACGCGATCCACGGCACGTATTGGCACAACAATTTCGGCACCCCGATGAGTCACGGCTGCATCAACATGCGCACCCCGGACGCCGAATACATGTTTTATTTCTCTTCCATCGGGACCTTGGTGAACATCCATTGGTGA
- a CDS encoding HAD family phosphatase: MAGKNSSAPIPVFDFGGVLFDWDPRHLFRHFFDGDSEGLERFLTEIDFQNWNADLDRGRPFAEAVAERSSRFPRYAHLIRAFDERWEETINGPTPGMEDILRRLRHRDIGLYGLSNLSGEKFPLLHRRHPEITGLFADILLSGEVGLIKPDSKIFNRFVTLTGLRPERLLLIDDSEANLSAARNLGWDAVRFVSAERLEEEFVRRGLL, translated from the coding sequence ATGGCGGGCAAAAATTCCTCCGCGCCGATCCCGGTGTTCGATTTCGGGGGCGTGTTGTTCGATTGGGATCCGCGGCATCTTTTCCGGCATTTCTTCGACGGCGATTCCGAAGGGCTGGAGCGGTTCCTGACCGAAATCGATTTCCAAAACTGGAACGCGGACTTGGACCGCGGCCGGCCGTTCGCCGAAGCGGTAGCCGAGCGGAGTTCGCGGTTCCCCCGTTACGCACATCTCATCCGGGCTTTCGATGAGCGCTGGGAGGAAACCATCAACGGGCCGACGCCCGGGATGGAGGATATCCTCCGCCGCCTGCGGCACCGGGATATCGGCCTGTATGGCTTGAGCAACTTGTCCGGGGAAAAATTCCCCCTCCTGCATCGCAGGCATCCCGAGATCACCGGGCTGTTTGCCGACATCCTGCTTTCCGGCGAGGTCGGCCTGATTAAACCGGATTCGAAAATCTTTAACCGCTTTGTAACGCTGACCGGATTGCGCCCGGAACGCCTTCTCCTCATCGACGATTCGGAGGCCAATCTTTCCGCCGCCCGGAATCTGGGATGGGACGCCGTCCGCTTCGTTTCCGCGGAACGCTTGGAGGAGGAATTCGTCAGGCGGGGCTTGCTCTGA
- the trxA gene encoding thioredoxin, which yields MNADILEVAEIDFDQEVVRYSMSTPVVVDFWAPWCAPCRMLGPMLERLAAEAAGTFRLAKVNIDENPGLSARFGVQSIPMLKTFRDGKVLSTLVGARPEGEIRKFLRELAPGPAEQTLAEAQGLLTARRWGDSEQAARRALELEAGNSAAALVLVKAMLRQGKGSAALETLDRFPAGAESGAAERLRPLASLLAEADSSADSPADAMEAGYLQAARLLARGNYPAALDGLLELLRADKRYRNDEARKVFVAALEMLGEDDPLTRPYRDELASVLF from the coding sequence ATGAATGCGGATATTCTCGAAGTGGCGGAAATCGATTTCGACCAGGAAGTCGTCCGGTATTCAATGTCCACGCCGGTGGTGGTGGATTTCTGGGCGCCCTGGTGCGCCCCCTGCCGGATGCTCGGTCCGATGTTGGAGCGGTTGGCGGCCGAGGCGGCGGGAACCTTCCGGCTGGCGAAGGTCAACATCGACGAGAATCCCGGACTCTCGGCCCGCTTCGGCGTACAAAGCATCCCGATGCTGAAAACCTTCCGCGATGGGAAGGTGCTATCCACTTTGGTGGGCGCCCGTCCGGAGGGCGAGATTCGCAAATTCCTGCGCGAGTTGGCGCCCGGACCGGCCGAGCAGACTCTGGCCGAGGCGCAGGGATTGCTTACCGCACGCCGTTGGGGCGATTCCGAGCAGGCCGCCCGCCGCGCGCTGGAGTTGGAGGCGGGCAACAGCGCCGCGGCACTTGTTTTGGTTAAAGCGATGCTGCGCCAGGGAAAAGGCTCCGCCGCCCTGGAGACTCTCGACCGCTTCCCGGCGGGCGCCGAATCCGGCGCAGCGGAGAGGCTCCGGCCGCTGGCTTCTCTTCTGGCCGAGGCGGATTCCAGCGCCGATTCTCCGGCCGATGCCATGGAAGCCGGCTACCTGCAGGCCGCCCGGCTCCTGGCGCGGGGCAATTACCCCGCGGCGCTCGACGGTTTGTTGGAGCTCCTGCGTGCGGATAAGCGCTACCGCAACGACGAGGCGCGGAAGGTTTTCGTCGCCGCGTTGGAAATGCTCGGCGAAGACGATCCGCTCACGCGGCCCTACCGCGACGAATTGGCGTCGGTCCTCTTTTAA
- the alr gene encoding alanine racemase, whose product MIKSPIFTWIEINLSAVEDNIQALRSIAGVPVMAVVKANAYGHGAVEVSRAALAAGASWLAVSCAEEALVLREAGIAVPILVLGMVTAQEADEAIAAGLSLTVYCLETAELYSNRASALGRSVNVHLKVDSGMGRLGTLPGEPTLSLARAIMAMPSVHLEGVFTHLACADEKDPAPTQKQLREFSSTLEGLTAAGIRPAWIHAANSAATLAFPQARFDIVRAGLAIYGVHPSPQVPLPPSFRPALSWKARLVSCKVLPPGWGVSYGMEYHTSGEETVGVIPVGYADGWRRNRPNIVLLHGQRTPVIGRVCMDQCMVKLPEDASLGTEVVLIGTQADDEIRVEEVAGRWDTINYEVITGISARMPRVYVRNGK is encoded by the coding sequence TTGATAAAATCGCCCATCTTCACTTGGATCGAGATCAATCTCTCCGCAGTCGAAGACAACATCCAGGCTCTGCGTTCGATCGCCGGCGTGCCCGTAATGGCCGTGGTCAAGGCCAACGCTTACGGGCACGGCGCGGTCGAGGTGTCGCGCGCGGCGTTGGCGGCTGGAGCCTCCTGGCTGGCTGTTTCCTGTGCGGAGGAGGCCTTGGTCCTGCGCGAGGCCGGGATCGCCGTTCCGATCCTAGTGTTGGGAATGGTTACGGCTCAGGAAGCCGATGAGGCTATCGCCGCCGGCCTCTCCCTGACGGTTTACTGCCTGGAAACCGCGGAACTCTACTCCAATCGCGCGTCCGCTCTGGGGCGCTCGGTAAACGTGCATCTGAAGGTGGATTCCGGAATGGGGCGGCTGGGAACCCTCCCGGGAGAGCCGACTCTGTCGCTGGCGAGGGCGATCATGGCGATGCCTTCGGTCCACTTGGAAGGCGTATTCACCCACCTGGCCTGCGCCGACGAAAAGGATCCCGCACCGACCCAAAAACAGCTGCGGGAGTTTTCGTCCACGCTCGAGGGTTTGACAGCGGCCGGCATCCGCCCGGCCTGGATCCACGCCGCCAACTCCGCCGCGACCCTGGCTTTCCCGCAGGCCCGTTTCGACATCGTCCGCGCCGGCCTGGCGATCTACGGCGTCCACCCGTCCCCCCAGGTTCCGCTGCCCCCCTCCTTCCGGCCCGCCCTCTCCTGGAAGGCGCGGCTGGTTTCCTGCAAAGTCCTTCCCCCCGGCTGGGGGGTAAGCTACGGGATGGAATACCATACCTCCGGGGAGGAGACTGTCGGCGTCATCCCGGTCGGATATGCCGACGGATGGCGCCGCAATCGTCCCAACATCGTCCTGCTCCACGGCCAGCGCACCCCGGTGATCGGCCGCGTCTGCATGGACCAATGCATGGTGAAGCTTCCTGAGGACGCCTCGTTGGGCACCGAAGTCGTCCTGATCGGAACGCAGGCGGATGATGAGATCCGGGTCGAGGAAGTCGCCGGACGCTGGGATACGATCAATTACGAGGTGATCACCGGGATCAGCGCGCGCATGCCGAGGGTCTACGTCCGCAACGGGAAATGA
- a CDS encoding CSLREA domain-containing protein — protein MTYLTKRILILLAAILVGLSLAACGPTATLVVNSANDVDDGTCDTAHCSLREAIHKANTLSGTVTIKFDIGGGGVRAIQPTTALPIISNPVFIDGTSQPGYVSDPLIVVDGSLITGGYADGLVLNGGNSTVQRLVINNFNGRGIRLNEPGENRILGCYIGTDETGTAAKPNMGGGVRVHSGQKNVIGGTAADERNIISGNHGDGIQIQDIKTSVVGNYIGLDVTGAVALPNVGAGVMIEAGLTIVGGAAPGEGNVISGNEAVGISFQTGGTDGFVTGNLIGTDAVGKSAIGNGWGITIHANHNTIGGDSAAKRNVISGNRKDGIFINAVSEDNFIQGNYIGTDIGGTAALGNAENGIQVAGNNNTIGGKLNLTGNVIAANLENGVTLDGVGNAVQGNRIGVDAAGTAALGNGQNGVVANANLSLVGGTSAGNGNIISANRGDGVRVTSGAVLVQGNCIGTDINGMMDLGNQANGVFVLAAGSIQIGGSDLGARNLISGNQLVGVKIEDGSDDVSLYGNFIGTDATGTIAIKNIKAGVAAGGNHIRIGASFAGGRNLISGNGGPGIAVISTATDVVIQNNYVGTNLTGTAALGNRNGIEAPMNPGSGLLIGGDPFGEGNVISGNQEIGILLGNGVTVQGNKIGADPDGTGAVGNGTDGIKVKGSDNVIGGTGFFNTIAFNGGHGVAVISDFGGAANNDLRTNSIHDNGNLGIALDEDTPLANDFQDLDAGDNGRQNYPIITTAVADSIAMESVIGGTLESAPGTVYTIEIYTNAACDPSGYGEGHRLIHTLAVTTDVNGKAAWTALFPSTYIDPANFITATATDPAGNTSGFSPCVAMVDAGAATPTPSAMTFTPYVDPSAIYYGPRCTPDTVRISVEIGNPPEPISYVLLFVRLMDKKTGAKTAWSEGLNMIGSGKNSYYYDLSAYDVPEYNSFEEAVLQYQFVVYNKNQEKIGYSEVYGDVAFTRCSPNRPAGAK, from the coding sequence ATGACATATCTTACCAAACGCATCCTAATTCTACTGGCGGCGATCCTGGTCGGCCTGAGCCTGGCGGCTTGCGGTCCGACGGCCACGCTCGTGGTGAATTCCGCAAACGACGTCGACGATGGAACCTGTGACACCGCGCATTGCAGCTTGCGCGAGGCGATCCACAAAGCCAACACGCTGAGCGGGACGGTCACCATCAAGTTCGACATCGGCGGCGGGGGCGTGCGGGCCATTCAGCCAACAACCGCTCTGCCGATCATTTCCAATCCGGTGTTTATCGACGGAACCTCGCAGCCCGGATACGTTTCCGATCCGCTGATCGTAGTCGACGGCAGCCTGATAACCGGCGGTTACGCGGACGGCCTGGTGCTCAACGGCGGCAACAGCACCGTTCAGCGGCTGGTGATCAACAACTTCAACGGGCGCGGCATCCGGTTGAACGAGCCCGGAGAAAACCGCATCCTCGGCTGCTACATCGGAACCGACGAAACCGGAACGGCCGCCAAGCCGAATATGGGCGGCGGAGTGCGGGTCCACAGCGGCCAGAAGAACGTCATCGGCGGAACCGCCGCCGACGAACGCAACATCATTTCCGGCAACCACGGCGACGGAATCCAGATCCAGGATATCAAGACCTCGGTGGTCGGCAATTACATCGGCCTTGACGTCACCGGCGCCGTCGCGTTGCCGAACGTCGGCGCCGGCGTGATGATCGAAGCCGGCCTGACGATCGTCGGGGGCGCTGCGCCGGGCGAGGGCAACGTGATCTCGGGCAACGAAGCCGTCGGAATCTCTTTCCAGACCGGCGGCACCGACGGATTCGTGACGGGCAACCTGATCGGCACCGACGCCGTCGGCAAATCCGCCATCGGCAACGGCTGGGGGATCACGATCCATGCCAACCACAACACCATCGGCGGGGATTCGGCGGCAAAACGCAACGTCATCTCCGGCAACCGCAAGGACGGGATCTTCATCAACGCCGTTTCGGAAGACAATTTTATCCAGGGAAATTACATCGGCACCGACATCGGCGGAACGGCCGCGCTGGGGAATGCGGAGAACGGGATCCAGGTGGCCGGGAACAACAACACGATCGGCGGCAAGCTGAATCTCACCGGGAACGTGATCGCGGCCAACCTCGAAAACGGCGTCACCCTCGACGGCGTGGGCAACGCGGTCCAGGGAAATCGGATCGGCGTCGACGCCGCGGGGACGGCGGCGCTCGGCAACGGGCAGAACGGCGTCGTCGCCAACGCCAACCTCAGCCTGGTGGGAGGGACGTCCGCCGGCAACGGCAACATCATTTCCGCCAATCGGGGCGACGGCGTGCGGGTCACCTCCGGCGCCGTCCTGGTGCAGGGCAACTGCATCGGCACCGACATCAACGGGATGATGGACCTCGGAAACCAGGCCAACGGGGTGTTCGTTCTCGCTGCCGGCAGCATTCAGATCGGAGGAAGCGATCTCGGCGCCCGCAACCTGATTTCCGGGAACCAATTGGTCGGGGTGAAGATCGAGGACGGGTCCGACGACGTATCGCTGTACGGCAACTTTATCGGCACCGACGCGACCGGAACGATCGCGATCAAGAACATCAAGGCCGGCGTGGCGGCGGGGGGCAACCACATCCGGATCGGCGCGTCGTTCGCCGGCGGGCGCAACCTGATTTCGGGCAACGGCGGGCCGGGGATCGCCGTGATCAGCACCGCGACGGATGTCGTCATCCAGAACAACTACGTCGGCACAAATCTCACCGGAACGGCCGCGCTGGGGAACAGAAACGGAATCGAGGCGCCGATGAACCCGGGCTCCGGATTGCTCATCGGCGGCGATCCCTTCGGGGAGGGGAATGTGATCTCGGGCAACCAGGAGATCGGCATCCTCTTGGGCAACGGCGTGACGGTGCAAGGGAACAAAATCGGCGCCGATCCGGACGGAACGGGCGCGGTGGGCAACGGGACGGACGGAATCAAAGTCAAGGGGTCCGACAACGTCATCGGCGGCACGGGGTTCTTCAACACCATCGCCTTCAACGGCGGACACGGCGTGGCGGTGATCTCGGATTTCGGCGGCGCGGCGAACAACGATCTGCGCACGAATTCGATCCACGACAACGGGAATCTGGGGATCGCACTCGACGAGGACACTCCTCTGGCCAACGATTTCCAGGACCTGGATGCCGGCGACAACGGCCGCCAAAATTACCCGATCATCACCACGGCGGTCGCGGATTCGATCGCAATGGAATCCGTCATCGGCGGCACGCTGGAGAGCGCTCCGGGAACGGTGTACACAATCGAAATCTACACCAACGCCGCCTGCGATCCGTCCGGCTATGGCGAGGGGCACCGTTTGATCCACACCCTGGCCGTCACCACCGACGTGAACGGAAAGGCGGCGTGGACCGCCCTGTTCCCCTCCACCTACATCGATCCGGCCAATTTCATCACCGCCACGGCCACCGATCCGGCCGGAAACACCTCGGGCTTCTCGCCGTGCGTTGCCATGGTGGACGCGGGCGCAGCGACTCCCACTCCCTCCGCAATGACCTTCACGCCGTACGTCGACCCGTCGGCGATCTATTACGGCCCGCGCTGCACGCCGGACACGGTCCGGATCTCGGTCGAGATCGGCAATCCGCCGGAACCGATCAGCTACGTCCTGCTCTTCGTGCGCCTGATGGACAAGAAGACCGGCGCAAAAACCGCATGGAGCGAAGGCTTGAATATGATCGGGTCGGGAAAAAATTCATACTACTATGACCTGTCGGCCTACGATGTGCCGGAATACAACTCGTTCGAGGAAGCCGTGCTGCAATACCAGTTTGTGGTCTACAACAAGAATCAGGAGAAGATCGGCTACAGCGAGGTATACGGCGACGTCGCCTTCACGCGCTGCAGTCCGAACAGACCGGCCGGCGCGAAATAG